From Punica granatum isolate Tunisia-2019 chromosome 1, ASM765513v2, whole genome shotgun sequence:
AATACATGGGTTTTGACTGAGGCTCTTCTTGTAGGACTACACTTTGCAGTTATGGATCAGTTGAGTTTGCAGAGtaagagaaagaagaggaaagtcGTCGCTCTAACTTTCTGTATTCAAATGTGTACTATAGTAAGGGGTTTGATGGGAATAATGTTAGAATTAGATGCTCTATATGGTCCTAAACCAAGCAGTAGGTCGTACGAGTTAAAATATTATAGGAGGAGGGATCATATTAGGAGGCTTGTGTATGCGGATGACGTTACTTGTACTGAACAACTAAGAATGGATAGgaatgcatttttcaaattgtgtCATATGCTTCAAGAAATTGGGGGTCTGAAAAATACAAGAAATATGCATGTTGATGAACAAGTGGCAATGTTTTTATATGTATTGGCTCATCATTTTAAGAATCGAGTCATTAAACACTAGTTTAGTAGATCGGGTGAAACTGTAAGCCGATATTTCCACAATGTTCTCAAAGCCACTTTATGTCTACAAGCTCATTTGTATAAGAAGCCACAACCAATAGCTGGTAATTCAGAGGACCAACGATGGAAGTGGTTTAAGGTACCTAAACAAAagtcaaattttgtaaatttaggGAGCTAATATGGTGCTAACATTACATTTTGGTTCAATGTAGAATTGTCTAGGTGCTCTAGACGGGACGtatatcaaaatcaaagtgcCCGAGGTTGATAAGCCTAGATACAGAACTCGTAAAGGTGACATAGCAACCAATGTGTTAGGAGTTTGTACTCCAGATATGCAATTCGCATATGTCCTTCATGGATGGGAGGGTTTTGCAGCTGATGAGAGGGTATTACGGGATGCTATTTCTAGGGAACATGGACTTAGGGTGCCAACTGGTgagtataataattttttgacattcttaatattaaaaatgaaaagcttAATAACATACAAAGTAATCTAggtttttttccctctttttgaCTATAGGTTGTTATTATTTCGTTGATGCTGGTTATACGAACTGTGAGGGCTTTTTGGCACCCTTTAGAGGTCAAAGGTATCACCTCAATGAGTAGCGTCAAGGACATCGACCGAGAAATGATGAGGAGCTTTTCAATTTGAGACATGCCTCTGCTCGTAATGTTATTGAAAGGTGTTCCGACTTGCTTAAGATTCGATGGGCGATTCTTAGAAGTCCGTCATTTTATCATGTTAGGGTTCACAATAGAATTATAATTGCTTGTTGCCTATTGCATAATTTCATTAGGAGAGAGATGGCTTTTGATCTTATGGAATACCAACTGAATGAAACGGATGTTGACAACCCTAATGAGGATGGTGATCATATTTTTGATATTCAAACATCAAATGTTTGGAGTAATTGGAGGAAAGAGTTGGCAACTGAGATGTTTAATGAGTGGAACTCATCCACTACTTAGATAGATGTTGTGATTGGGAATTGTAATGTAAACTTTGAGTTGTTTTTTCATCCACTACTTAGATAGATTTGCTTGGTATTGTAAGTTGTATTGTCATTGCTTTCTGAAGACAATGTTATGAATCTATTTCAATGCACTTTCGGTTTGATTTTCTGAAAGTCTTATGTGCCATATTATATGTAGATATGTATCCTTTTTGCATATATTCGGTTAAATACAGGTTCTTATTGCCATTTCATGTATGTGTTATTGGTATAGAAAATGGAAGGTAGTTTTGCTTCTGTTACTTCCCAGGTGAGCAAGAGTGGCAAAAGGAAATGGACATTAGCTGAGGATGCAATCCTCGTCTCTTGCATGATTGACCTACGGAATATGGGTACCCACAATGCTAACACAGGGTTTAAGTCTGGCTACTTGCCAGAACTTGAGAAAATGCTATTGGAAAAGCTCCCTAATTGTGGTATCAAGGTGAGACCTCACATTGAATCTCGATTGAAGACACTGAAGAGGGAATGAGCTATCGTGTATGATATGATGCTTAATACAAATGGCTTTGGATGGGACTCAACACGGAAGATGGTCACGGCGGAAGACGATGTCTGGGAGACTTAAGAAGCGGCAATAAAGACATCATCTATTTATTTCGATACTCTATCgttatgcttatatataatatcactAACACTCTATTCTTTCTGTTTTTAGACTTACAAAGAAGCTGCTCCATTTAGAATGAGAAGTTTTCCCCATTTCGAAGAATTATCTATGATATATGCGAAGGATTGAGCCACTGGAAAAGATGCTTAAGCTGTTGAAGATATTCTGCAAGAGCTCAAGATTGAAGATTTAACTGGAGTAGCAATACCAATACCCCTACATCGGGAGATGTTTCGCGTGCTCATCAACCACCTACATATGCAAAGGCAAGTGCTtcttcaggaaaaaaaaaaggaaaaagggtgAATCTGACTTCTCCACAATTTCTCAGAGCTTGAATACAATGGCAACCGAAATGAAAAAAGCTTGCATGATGATCTCAAAGAGTATTCACTCAGACATTTATCAAGATAAGTTCCTTGAACTTCCGAGAGCTCTTCGTAATGTTGATGGTCTGACTTCAGCACAAGTTCGGTAACCATCCGAATTATATGCTACTTTTCTTTGGTACCGAGCCAGAATATCGCTTGGAATTGGTGTAGGATTTCCTTGCGAATCGAGCACCGCCTTCTACGTCTATGTAGACGACGAGCTTGTCGGGAGTGGCGAGTATCGGCCCAAGAAGGAGATTGCGATCAACAGGGCCGCTAAGAATGCCTTGGAAAAATTGGAGATCCTCGGTGATCAGTTGAAGAACAGTTCTGTCGCGGATGGGTCATGATCATCATCAACGATTATCAACTAATTCTACTTAGATTGGATTAAGGtcgctttttttttatttgtttaaattatgtttaattattttgtagcTTATGGTTGGTCCACTTGTGATTTATTAGTTTGCTAAGGCGTCTTTGTAATCAAAACTATTGGACTTAACTACGACCGATGCAATTTCTTTTGGTTAAGACAatagaaaaattcattttaaacCGGGTATTACGTGGATAATAAATTAATCGTCTATATAGTGTGGCCTGCAAGTTGGAGGACGATATGTAAACTGGTCTTTCGACATTCTAATATTAGCATATGTAAACTatgtttacatttttttattataaaaatagataatacattattaaaataattaattttattaataaacacaatttttagtaatttaattaaattttaaaaattttagaattacctttctttacattttttaaaatttttttttttattaattataaaaattttcattaaagttatctatttatcttataaaacccattatatttatatgaatggcatttttgtctttttatcATATTCCTGTTCTTTCTATTCCTTATTCAACCCAACCAAACAtcataattataattctattcTCTGTCTATTCCCTCCAACCAAAcacaaaaatttcatcagaatttCCATTCTATTCCCTCTCTATTTTAATCCTGCGGGACCATACGTGCCCTCAGAGATGTCTCCAGTGCCAGTCTTCTCGTCTTGGACATTTTCTCCATCCAATAACTGGGCTGAGGGCTCTTCATCCTTGTCATCGGAGACACCTTTGGTGCCCAGGAAGCTCGGCTGGTTGGTCGAAGAAAGAAGCCTTGCCCACATCCTGTCAGTTATCACAACCTTGTTCTGCTTCTCAGTAATCCGCTGTTCATGAGAAGGCCAAACAATGCATATCATGAACATAAACTTGACATAGATCATACACTTGGAATCAAGTTTAGGGCTAGAAATGGAAGTGAAACCAAAGGGGCCCTTCGGAATTGAtttcagaaaaagaaaattgtttaCTTTTCAAAGGGGGCTGTACTTTGGTGAGCCTCCCCGTCATTCGATCCGCCTTGAAATCAATGAGGCTGatgttttgtttttgttaAGTAAAGCATTGGGCAGCCCCGCAATGTTCTGCAGGCGCCGCCACCAAATTGTTTTTGAAcattattttcaagtttcttAACAATTAGCATGTATGCCAAGTTGCTCTTTAAATAGTTATCCAAAAACCAGCAATGCTGACTGGAAAATGCAGTTGGTGTCGGCATTCAGCAGATGGCAGCTGGGAACTGGTGCCTTAGGTGGCAGTGTCGCAGAAGAGAGTTGTTTTTTCCAGGATATCGGGATATGAGTATACAGAAATTCAGAAACAATTCCAGGGAACAGTGTAAGAAACACTTAAAGAGaacacattaaaaattttctatcCCCTAGAATTGAAATCATAAACAATTTGTACAATCATTTCCAGAAAGACCTATAGTTTCCTGGCTGAACCAAGCCACCTTCTTTCGAAAGGACAATGCATGGACAGCCTCATGATCACCATTTATTATCAAAGTGATGTGCTAAAAACTTAAATTAAGAAagaggagagagggagggaatGAGGCCAGAGATATCTCTAAAGGCCTAATAAATGGACTTGATGCATCTTCACATAGAGTCTGTAAGTATTGACAttgaatttttgtttcacCTACGATAAATGGATATGCCACGCTTGCAGATTGCACACAAACAATAATATAACCCAAGTCACCATGTGTTCATTTAGGTACGTATTTAGCAAGTGAATTCAACTCGCTGATAAGGGGTTGCTGCTGCTTATGAATAAGCCATAGGGTGCAGAGGGAACTTACATTAAAAGGAATGTAAGTATGTCTTCCATTGACAAGTCCAACAGTGAAGCCTGTATAGCCCGCCATCGCTCCATGAACTGCACTCTGGGCCAAAAGTGTGCAGTAGACGTTGTCTGATGCATTGCTCGGAATGGCCCGGATCATGTAGGTAGGATCTGTCGGGGCAACATCATAGGTCAGGATCTAACAGTACATGTGCAGATCAGGGCAAGAGTATGAAGTAAATACAGGACTGACGCCTTACCAATATATTTAAGGTTAATGGGCATCTTATTCTGTTTTGCAAAATGGTCCTACCAAGAAAGAAACCAAATGGGTTAGACAGGAGTTCATAATATCTTGATGGAGACACGTCAGAGTTTTCAAGTTTCTACACTAGCTCTAGGGTTTTTCATAGCATATGGTACATTAGCAGTATATATAAGCTGTTCTCTCGGACTCCAGATTTGGTCAACTAGCTTAGTGAATAATAAATCTTAGTCAATATATGAATATCATCATCTCAACAATATCTATTGGATTATAGCAAAGTGAAGAAATTCAAAGAGAAGATATCGCAAATATAACATGGATAAAAAGCAGTACCTTTATCTTTTGAGATATCCAAAGACCAACATCACTAAGGAGCTTGTTTCCTGAAGCATCTTGCTGGTTCATAGATTGTAGGCTCTCTGAGAGAAGTTCCTGTCCAGCTCCTTCAGCTATCACAATGACCATATGTCCATTTTCCTTTAGAACCTTCTCAATGTATTCAAAAAGCCCACCCTTTCCTTCAAGGTAGAAGGGGGACTCTGGAATCAAGCAACAATCCACGTCTCTGCTGGCAAGGGTAGCAAACATAGCAATAAAACCTGTAGAGGGAATTCCATGTAAATTATAGGAGAAAAGATGGAAAGGCAATATTGGAGCGACTGCTATTCTCTAAGACCATATTTCCAAgtgaaagaaataaacttaCCGCTGTACCGACCCATCAGCTTCACTACACCTATACCATTCTCAACACTTTCGGCCTCTACATGTGCAGCATTGATAGCACGTTGAGCCTCCTCCACAGCAGTATCAAAACCAAAAGACTTGTCTATGACCTGCTCAACataataaaatgatataaGCCAAAAACCTCAGAAAAGGAAGACACAAAAGAAATGTCTTGCCATTAAACATGTAATTATTCATAACAAGTACCGGGATGTCATTGTCTATGGTTTTGGGGATACCGGCAACTGCTACTTTTAGACCACGTCGTCTAATTTCCTGCACAGTGAAGATTATCTTAAACGCAATTCACTGTGTAGTGATGACGAGGTAAAGAGGCACGCCCACAGGGAACTGATTACTGCCCACTATACAGTATTCAAAAGGCTGTTCACACTGGTTAACAATCTGAGATGATAACGCCAAcataaaaaagtgaaaaagcaACCGATGAAATCTTATCTTCAATAAGTAATCTTTAATGTAGAAAGCCACTACTACAATGAGAAAATACAAAGCTGCATAGTAGAAAGTCTCATAAAAGAGAAATGCAGATCCCATATTCCAACATCAGAAAGAGCCATAGCAAATAGCAATTATCCATTTAAGCGCACTTCATTTTCCCACACAATGTCAACGAGAGGTTATTTAAAGACAGTACATACTTTACAGTCAAGGACGAAATTGTTGCTAGTTCTGAATTGTTCAGTTTAAAACATGTGAATACCTGATAAATTACGGAAGCTCCTCTCAGAGTTCCATCTCCTCCAATTATATAGACCTGGACCAAGAGATGATGATCACATCCCAATTATCAGCTGATGTAAGCCAAGGGGCACGAGATGCTGtgtaaaatatgaattttgttATGAAGAAGCCCTATGCTCCACAAACCTGATTTATACCACGATCCTGAATGCTATCCACTATCTTTGAAGTATCATGGCCACCCCGTGATGTCCCAAGGATCGTACCTCCACGTTTGTGTATGTCATTGACAACTTTAGGTGTCAAAGTAATGGTATTTTTAGAATAGAAGCCCCTGTACCCTCCCTACAAATGTATGTCAGAAAGGGAAATTCTCATAAACAAATGATGATAGTTGGAAACATGAGAAATGAGCAGATGACTTCGATAAGTAATTGACAAACATAACTAGCAAAATGACATGTTGAGAACGACATCTATAAGCCAATATAAACGACTGCTCAATTTTCTTGTTAGCCCATAATTAATGATCCTAAAATCCAACAAGGCCTACTTCGAAAATCTAGCTTGGCAATGCATGTCAAATAATGTTATGAACCAAAATGATTCCTAATCTTTATGCGTATAGAATAATCGCCAGGAGGTTCCTTTGAATTCTCAAAAGCACAACTCCTTTAAATGCCCAGTATCACCAAAAAATTGGGCTAGTAATACAAATGACACAGCAGCAGAAAAGATCTGCATTTGATCTAAAGAAACATGCCAACCATCAAAAGTCTAGATGAAGCATTATTATTTCTGATTTCTTATTGATGTGGGATTGCTAAATATATCTGACCACAGTAGCTAACCCACTAAAGACAGAAAAAGTAAAACACATCTCTGAAAAGTTCCAAGCTATTGCTTTCAGCTGGCAGGTTTTGAGAGAAACATCGACACATAAATCAGAGACATGTATGAGAAGAATTACATACATCTATCCCGAGGATTCTGGTGACACCATACATGTAATTTAGCCCGCATACAATTTCCCTGATCACCGTGTTTAAGCCAGGGCAAAGTCCCCCGCATGTTACAATACATGCAAGCACATCATCAGGCTCGAAATACACCTGATCAGCACAAAATGTGAAACATCAGAAGAAACATtggatttttttcaaaagCTTGCACATGGATTACAAAATGTACCTTTTGGCGTGGTCCTGCACGTCGAAAATGTATCCCCCGTGGAGAATCCTTGTGGACCACAATCTGCAGATAAATAAAGGAAGAAAGATTCTTGAAAATTGATCTAATGCTCACTAAAGGTAAAAAATCTCTCCCATAATAAGCATAAACAAATGCAGGTCCAACTGCAGCaaataaaactaataaatGCTAGCTCTAATAAACCTGAGTTAGCATTGCAAAAGTCAAAGCATTTTCAATGTGCCATTCTACTGGATCATTCAATGATTTGTTTGTGTAAATACATACATGGCATGCTTTACACACATCCCAGATCTCACCTTTTGAGGAACTGTATCATCCGTGTGAACAAAATATTGCCTGCAAGTAATTAAGAAATATTCGTTCAACATTAGATGATATGAATAACGGAAAAGAAACTTTAGATAGATTTAACTCAATGTTGAGCGAAAGATCAACAAAAAAGGATTTCTTACTCACTTGACCACTGAATATGCAGGGTTTGATCTCAATGGGTTGGGATAGATCTGTCATGCAAAACAATACACAGAAAAcaagattaattaattccttGTGCTAAATGTGAAAAATTCATAAACTACCATAGATGCACAAACACGAACAAACCCATACTTGCCATAATCCGCACACATTTGGATTTGCATACCACCTAGCAAGTTATCTCCttgcaaattttttattttgaaagttTGTTTTCAACTTCCAAATCTGAGTACTCTCAAGACTCAACAGCCTGAGGAAAAGGGGTCTGTCACATCATTCTTCTTAATTTCCACAAATTTAGCAAAGCTCATTTCTACGATGAAGCATCGAGTTGCATGATTCATGTTCCTAACGGCAAAATAAGAATTCGAATAGAAAAGTACGATAAATCATAATAGCTGTCTAGTGCaaggaggaaaaagaaaaagaaaaaggaaaggaaagaaaaaagaaaatagtgcCAACATTAGTGGTGATGAAATACTTCAGAAAGAGCTATAAATTTATACAAGACAAGAAACTTTAACTGCTGGATACTGCCTAGAATCTAAAGTAAAGAAGAAACCCATAAATTAACCAAAATAGGGTAGTTTAGTATCATTGCTGCATGTTCAAAAAAGTAATAGCTAGCACCTCCATACCAGACAAAAGCAAATGCTTGTGTTGCATTATACACATGGTAGACAAAAGCAAAGCAAGATAGAGAGTGTAGAGACAATATCCAACTATGCAAGCACTCAACTCTGCTGCATAACTCATATCATTCGTATAGCAAACAACTGATCCAAGTAGTAAATCTTTGAGATTGACCCGGAGATCAACTCAACCAATCAATCAAATATAgcaaaggaaaaatattagaaattaaagcACAGAGCATGACTTCCGAGTCACTGATCAAGA
This genomic window contains:
- the LOC116195861 gene encoding ATP-dependent 6-phosphofructokinase 6-like translates to MGGLSSDSQGKLVTGDGGYVLEDVPHLNDYIDDLPIYPNPLRSNPAYSVVKQYFVHTDDTVPQKIVVHKDSPRGIHFRRAGPRQKVYFEPDDVLACIVTCGGLCPGLNTVIREIVCGLNYMYGVTRILGIDGGYRGFYSKNTITLTPKVVNDIHKRGGTILGTSRGGHDTSKIVDSIQDRGINQVYIIGGDGTLRGASVIYQEIRRRGLKVAVAGIPKTIDNDIPVIDKSFGFDTAVEEAQRAINAAHVEAESVENGIGVVKLMGRYSGFIAMFATLASRDVDCCLIPESPFYLEGKGGLFEYIEKVLKENGHMVIVIAEGAGQELLSESLQSMNQQDASGNKLLSDVGLWISQKIKDHFAKQNKMPINLKYIDPTYMIRAIPSNASDNVYCTLLAQSAVHGAMAGYTGFTVGLVNGRHTYIPFNRITEKQNKVVITDRMWARLLSSTNQPSFLGTKGVSDDKDEEPSAQLLDGENVQDEKTGTGDISEGTYGPAGLK